Proteins from a single region of Fundulus heteroclitus isolate FHET01 chromosome 12, MU-UCD_Fhet_4.1, whole genome shotgun sequence:
- the ttc37 gene encoding tetratricopeptide repeat protein 37: protein MSNKEVKAALKSAREAINNKEFKEVLRHCKAVLKLEKNNYNAWVFIGKAASELEQPDQSQAAYKKAAELEPEQLLAWQGLANLYENTDQWDFKDELPNVYQKLVELYARTDKNKSYDMIKKLSDIYQSDREYLKLAKVWLQLVQLKEEEGADKKELVQLLQNMTQLLSGCFSDNEQDNETQQHLITAFEKAMVLTEPVPGEEHRKLSADYIKCLSKLPHEEAKMKEACHSMLSAYPSQTYPLEVLCNHYLKTNNMDEDAVSCFSRLLELAPNSGLGHLGLGTKALLEGRYKEAVDDLTKGIKQMSSAAGWCSLAEAQFKIHRYSDSAASSSQGLNVCAKDDKQLRDKLLRLKLEALVRCEGEQAADQALEAFSQITEAEKDPVLLALKGRAYLNKGQTDQTLKLLSDLEASHPNLSQGLFLRGLARLAEGQLKLAEQSFLQAAKESPDSGEYFFFLGKLYWDMGSETRKDRSKTHTHLLKAAKLDPHLGCAFRYLGHYYREVANDNARAQGCYRKAFQLNSEDAESGAASVDLSMGQGDMDSALATLESVIEKATPGSAKWAWMRRGLYFLKVGDHQQAISDLQAALRADPEDWVCWECLGEAYLNRRSFTAALKAFGKAHQLQPGSIYSVYQAAAIKQTLGKFKEAVDEYLQITTQQDYVPALKGLGECQLSLAKSLMEDSRDGGAIDLIQQAIHNLFRAVQRRPDLSCLWKLLGDACTAVRVVSPNRAQVAVLTLLSGFDASTQDRKLNQAQTLKAGERCYAHALKLMPEVASLWYDLGFNYYYQATISPCPTDEHQNCPSLSLKKAQQCLKKAIQMDSGNYSYWNALGVISMCKGLESYALAQHCFIKSIQAEPNNVVAWTNLGTLYLKKDNIELAHEAFKIAQSLEPLYVNCWIGQALIAERVGSYDTMDLFRHTTELSTHMEGVKGYAYWVCCTLLDKSNRDSELYRYNIVQMNATSAAHVALCKYTERIQSDPDAFIMLGYLNEHLQLKRQALQAYQRAVELLQSSSSSDVSVFALGSYARALCNSGQWEEAVQVYKSTPLQDLSDLVGLALAYCRAGLVPESISAYERALAAASNEKEKAYILTALALLQHRQGNLDSAKTLLFKCSVLKEPISESLLCLCALGLVHRDATLAAAALAELLKQGAASGRVVEQRCLLSCSLLALQGNYSAVQREASRAVHSNPGNPSLWALLSRVTPQYFPRKARGGAVAGHIACLFSMTQGKRALLYSGVNQLACGRHSGEDPHRNALKTMQKAVLLCPDDPAAWAGLMAACHTENTSCYLSGSTPRRHSLELTLMSVVSEKVRSVEEMARPLAQALEGWVLQQAVAGLVQQGQLEQAEALCMQVLNVSPEHPAVVLSLTQVQCQRLLVTDGGTVLPEQVLEQLNKAVMMNPTNLGAWHWLAEVYRSQGLLVQAVMAYRQSLQLALQLGAHSFQVGSLLRLALLALGPCMAGVPGNDWKDLVMEATTEVLKLGSSPMALLFQALLQYVTKMAARETRRLLERLVYGSSGDFPVTVVQVASWYLLRHLLAKNDQELVNVLLQHAKMNGNQRLLAFYSELTSSSS from the exons ATGTCCAACAAAGAAGTGAAAGCCGCACTGAAAAGCGCCAGAGAGGCCATTAACAACAAAGAGTTTAAAGAGGTGTTAAGGCACTGCAAG GCTGTTCTGAAACTCGAAAAGAACAATTACAATGCCTGGGTGTTCATCGGCAAGGCAGCCAGCGAGCTGGAGCAACCCGACCAGTCACAAGCAGCTTATAAAAAAGCAGCGGAGCTGGAGCCCGAGCAGCTGCTGGCCTGGCAG GGTTTAGCCAATCTTTATGAAAATACTGATCAGTGGGATTTCAAAGATGAGCTACCTAATGTCTACCAGAAGCTTGTGGAGCTTTATGCAAG GAcggataaaaacaaaagctacgACATGATCAAAAAGCTGTCCGATATTTATCAGTCCGACAGGGAATATTTGAAG CTGGCTAAGGTTTGGCTCCAGCTCGTCCAGCTGAAGGAGGAAGAGGGCGCGGATAAGAAGGAGCTGGTGCAGCTATTGCAAAACATGACCCAACTCCTCTCCGGCTGCTTCAGCGACAACGAGCAGGACAATGAAACTCAACAGCAT CTGATAACGGCGTTTGAGAAGGCCATGGTGCTCACTGAGCCTGTGCCTGGAGAGGAGCACAGGAAGCTCTCGGCTGACTATATTAAATGTCTTTCTAAA CTGCCACACGAAGAGGCCAAAATGAAAGAGGCATGTCATTCCATGCTGTCTGCGTACCCGAGCCAAACCTACCCTCTAGAGGTCCTTTGCAATCACTATCTCAAAACAA ATAACATGGATGAGGATGCAGTCAGCTGTTTTTCCCGACTACTGGAACTGGCCCCTAACAGCGGATTGGGTCACTTGGGTCTCGGTACCAAGGCTCTCCTGGAGGGGCGGTATAAAGAAGCTGTTGATGACCTGACTAAGG GAATAAAGCAGATGAGCTCAGCAGCAGGATGGTGCAGCCTGGCTGAGGCGCAGTTTAAAATACACAGATACTCCGACAGCGCTGCATCAAGCTCACAAG GGCTGAACGTTTGTGCTAAAGATGACAAACAGCTGAGGGACAAACTCCTTCGGCTGAAGCTGGAGGCTTTAGTGAGATGTGAAGGAGAGCAAGCTGCCGATCAGGCTTTGGAGGCATTTTCACAG attacaGAGGCTGAAAAAGATCCGGTTCTGTTAGCCCTGAAAGGCCGTGCATACCTCAACAAAGGACAGACTGATCAAACACTCAAG cTGTTGTCAGACCTCGAAGCCTCCCACCCAAACCTGTCTCAGGGATTGTTTCTGAGAGGACTGGCACGTTTAGCTGAAGGTCAGCTTAAGCTGGCCGAGCAGag CTTCTTACAGGCCGCAAAGGAGAGCCCAGACAGCGGGgaatattttttcttccttgGAAAACTGTACTGGGACATGGGTTCAGAGACGCGTAAAGACCGCAGTAAAACTCATACGCACTTGTTGAAG GCAGCAAAGCTAGATCCGCACCTTGGCTGTGCGTTTCGCTACCTTGGCCATTATTACCGGGAGGTGGCAAATGATAACGCTCGGGCACAGGGGTGCTACAGGAAGGCCTTTCAGTTGAACAGCGAAGATGCCGAGTCTGGCGCTGCTTCGGTGGATCTCAGTATGGGACAGGGAGATATG GACAGTGCCTTGGCCACGCTCGAGTCGGTGATAGAGAAAGCCACGCCAGGCTCAGCTAAGTGGGCCTGGATGAGGCGAGGCCTGTACTTCCTGAAGGTCGGAGATCATCAACAAGCTATATCTGA CTTGCAGGCTGCTTTGAGGGCCGACCCCGAGGACTGGGTCTGTTGGGAATGCCTAGGCGAGGCCTACCTCAACAGGCGGAGCTTCACGGCGGCTCTGAAAGCCTTCGGCAAAGCACATCAGCTTCAGCCCGGCTCCATCTACAGCGTCTACCAGGCGGCTGCCATCAAGCAGACTTTGGGGAAGTTCAAGGAGGCAGTGGATGAGTATTTGCAGATCACAACACAGCAGGACTACGTTCCCGCTCTCAAAG GCCTCGGGGAGTGCCAGCTGTCTTTGGCGAAGAGTTTAATGGAGGACAGCAGAGACGGAGGAGCTATTGACCTCATTCAACAAGCCATACACAACCTCTTCAG GGCTGTGCAGCGGCGACCGGACCTGTCTTGTTTGTGGAAGCTGCTGGGAGACGCTTGCACTGCTGTTAGAGTTGTTTCGCCCAACAGGGCTCAGGTCGCCGTGCTGACCTTACTCTCTGGGTTTGACGCCAGCACACAGGACCGCAAGTTGAACCAAGCTCAGACACTGAAAGCTGGGGAGAG GTGTTACGCTCACGCTCTGAAGTTGATGCCTGAGGTTGCCAGCCTTTGGTATGACTTAGGGTTCAATTATTACTACCAGGCCACTATCTCACCTTGCCCTACAGACGAACACCAAAACTGCCCCTCTCTGAGCCTGAAGAAGGCGCAGCAG TGCTTGAAAAAAGCTATCCAGATGGACAGTGGGAACTATAGCTACTGGAATGCCTTGGGAGTGATTTCTATGTGCAAAG GTCTGGAGAGCTATGCTTTGGCTCAGCATTGCTTCATCAAGTCCATACAGGCTGAGCCCAAT AATGTTGTCGCCTGGACCAACCTCGGTACGCTGTATCTAAAAAAGGACAATATAGAG cttGCACATGAAGCCTTCAAAATTGCACAGTCTTTGGAGCCGCTGTATGTCAACTGCTGGATTGGACAG GCGCTGATCGCAGAACGTGTGGGAAGCTACGACACTATGGATCTATTCAGGCACACCACTGAACTCAGCACACAT ATGGAAGGCGTCAAAGGTTATGCCTACTGGGTGTGTTGTACCCTTCTGGATAAGAGTAACAGAGACAGTGAACTGTACCGCTACAACATTGTGCAAATGAACGCCACCTCTGCCGCTCATGTAGCACTCTGCAAGTACACAG AAAGAATCCAGTCTGACCCAGATGCCTTCATTATGCTGGGTTACCTTAATGAACATCTACAGCTCAAGAGGCAGGCCTTACAGGCATACCAAAG AGCTGTTGAACTGCTTCAGTCCTCATCCTCTTCAGACGTGTCGGTCTTTGCCCTTGGCAGCTATGCGCGCGCTTTATG CAACTCGGGCCAATGGGAGGAAGCGGTGCAGGTTTATAAGTCCACTCCACTTCAGGATCTTAGTGACCTGGTAGGGCTGGCTCTGGCCTACTGCAGGGCGGGACTCGTCCCAGAAAGCATTAGCG CGTATGAGCGTGCCTTGGCTGCGGCTTCCAACGAGAAGGAGAAGGCGTATATCTTGACTGCTCTGGCCTTGCTGCAGCACCGACAGGGCAACCTAGACTCTGCCAAGACTCTGCTTTTCAAATG CTCAGTGTTGAAGGAGCCGATCTCAGAGTCTCTGCTGTGCTTGTGTGCGCTGGGACTGGTCCATAGAGATGCTACGCTGGCTGCTGCCGCCCTGGCTGAGCTGCTGAAGCAAGGCGCAGCCTCAGGGAGGGTGGTGGAGCAGCGGTGTCTGCTCAGCTGCTCCCTGCTGGCCCTTCAGGGCAACTACAGCGCAGTACAAAGAGAGGCCTCCAGAGCTGTGCACAG CAATCCTGGAAATCCATCTCTTTGGGCTCTTCTGTCCAGAGTCACACCGCAGTACTTCCCCAGAAAGGCACGG GGGGGTGCAGTAGCCGGCCACATTGCCTGTCTGTTTAGTATGACTCAGGGGAAG AGGGCGCTGTTGTACAGTGGCGTGAACCAATTGGCTTGTGGGAGACATAGCGGAGAGGATCCTCACAGGAATGCGCTGAAGACCATGCAGAAAGCTGTTCTGCTCTGTCCcg ACGATCCAGCAGCATGGGCAGGATTAATGGCAGCCTGTCACACTGAAAACACCTCCTGTTATCTTTCTGGCTCTACTCCTCGCAGACATTCCTTGGAACTCACTCTGATGTCCGTGGTTTCTGAGAAAG TGCGCAGCGTGGAGGAGATGGCGCGCCCTCTAGCCCAGGCTCTGGAAGGCTGGGTGCTACAGCAGGCTGTGGCTGGTCTAGTGCAACAAGGACAGCTGGAGCAGGCCGAGGCCCTCTGCATGCAG gttctcAATGTGTCCCCCGAGCACCCAGCAGTGGTGCTGTCGCTGACACAGGTCCAGTGTCAGCGCCTCCTCGTGACGGACGGCGGCACTGTCCTTCCAGAGCAGGTCCTGGAGCAGCTGAACAAAGCTGTGATGATGAACCCTACCAACCTTGGAGCTTGGCAT TGGCTGGCTGAGGTGTATCGTAGCCAGGGCCTCCTGGTTCAGGCTGTAATGGCCTATAGACAGAGTCTGCAGCTTGCTCTGCAGCTCGGTGCGCACAGCTTCCAGGTCGGCAGCCTGCTCCGACTGGCTCTGCTGGCCCTTGGACCCTGTATG GCTGGAGTCCCTGGAAATGACTGGAAGGATCTTGTGATGGAAGCCACTACAGAGGTTTTGAAGCTGGGCTCTTCTCCCATGGCCCTCCTCTTCCAGGCCTTACTCCAGTATGTGACCAAGATGGCTGCAAG
- the arsk gene encoding arylsulfatase K isoform X1, whose protein sequence is MLLLALLFFIQNYGGSGRNVARPNIVMVMSDAFDGRLSFDTGSKVVQLPYINYLSELGSTFLNAYTNSPICCPSRAAMWSGQFVHLTQSWNNYKCLDANSTTWMDLLERNGYRTKMLGKLDYTSGSHSVSNRVEAWTRDVQFLLRQEGRPVSQLVGNMSTIRIMEIDWENTDKATQWIRQTAALSNEPFALYLGLNLPHPYKTESLGPTAGGSTFRSSPYWLKKVSSEHVSIPKWLPMAAMHPVDLYSTFTKNCSSEFTEEEIKHIRTFYYAMCAEADAMLGQVISALRETGLLDNTAVIFTADHGELAMEHRQFYKMSMFEGSSHVPLLIMGPGVKSGLQVHQLVSLVDLYPTVLEIAGVSAVGNFSGHSILPLISKSRNFSKTKHPEWVLSEYHGCNANASTYMLRVGHWKYIAYADGLSVPPQLFNVTVDKDELHNVVLKFPDVQAQLDKLLRTIVDYPKVSSAVRLYNKKAFAAWRDSLGSNYTEVIANLRWHVDWQKDILANEKAIDTWLHGSSRTSNG, encoded by the exons ATGCTTTTGTTGGCTTTGCTTTTCTTCATCCAAAACTATGGTGGAAGTGGCCGAAATGTTGCCAGACCAAACATTGTTATGGTGATGAGTGATGCATTT GATGGCCGATTATCCTTCGATACAGGCAGCAAAgttgtgcagctcccatacatAAATTACCTCAGCGAGCTGGGCTCCACATTCCTTAACGCTTACACAAACTCACCCATCTGCTGCCCCTCAAGAGCAG caaTGTGGAGCGGTCAGTTTGTTCACCTCACTCAGTCGTGGAACAACTACAAGTGCTTGGATGCAAACTCAACCACATGGATGGATCTGCTGGAGAGGAACGGCTATCGCACAAAGATGCTGGGCAAGCTGGATTATACCTCAGGGAGCCACTCGGTCAG TAATCGCGTCGAGGCTTGGACACGGGATGTTCAGTTCCTCCTTCGCCAGGAAGGCCGGCCTGTGTCTCAACTTGTTGGCAACATGTCAACCATAAGGATCATGGAAATAGACTGGGAAAACACAGATAAAGCCACTCAGTGGATCCGCCAAACAGCAGCGCTTTCAAACGAGCCTTTTGCTCTTTATCTTGGCCTCAATCTGCCTCATCCCTATAAAACTGAATCTCTGGGGCCTACGGCTGGAGGATCCACCTTCCGCAGTTCACCATACTGGCTCAAAAAg GTGTCTTCTGAGCATGTCTCTATTCCTAAATGGTTGCCTATGGCTGCCATGCACCCTGTAGACCTCTACTCCACCTTCACCAAGAACTGCAGCAGCGAGTTCACTGAGGAGGAAATTAAACACATCCGGACTTTCTACTATGCCATGTGTGCGGAGGCAGACGCCATGCTGG GTCAGGTGATTTCAGCTCTGAGGGAGACTGGCCTGCTGGACAACACTGCTGTGATCTTCACCGCCGACCACGGGGAGCTAGCCATGGAGCACCGGCAGTTTTATAAGATGTCAATGTTTGAAGGCAGTTCTCATGTCCCGCTGCTCATCATGGGGCCCGGGGTGAAGTCCGGCCTGCAGGTCCACCAGCTTGTGTCGTTGGTTGATCTCTATCCTACTGTGCTTG aaatTGCTGGTGTTTCGGCTGTCGGCAATTTTAGTGGGCACTCCATCCTGCCATTGATATCCAAATCCAGGAATTTTTCCAAGACCAAACACCCAGAGTGGGTGTTGAGCGAATATCATGGCTGCAATGCCAATGCCTCTACATACATGCTTAGGGTTGGACACTGGAAATACATCGCCTACGCCGATGGATTGAGTGTTCCCCCGCAACTCTTCA ATGTCACAGTGGACAAGGATGAGCTGCACAATGTGGTTCTCAAATTCCCAGATGTCCAGGCTCAACTCGACAAGCTGCTGCGTACCATCGTGGATTATCCAAAAGTCTCCTCAGCCGTCCGTCTCTACAATAAGAAAGCGTTTGCTGCGTGGCGGGATAGTCTGGGGAGTAACTACACGGAGGTCATCGCTAACCTCAGGTGGCATGTGGACTGGCAAAAGGATATCCTAGCCAATGAGAAAGCAATTGACACATGGCTGCATGGCTCATCAAGAACGTCTAATGGCTGA
- the arsk gene encoding arylsulfatase K isoform X2: MWSGQFVHLTQSWNNYKCLDANSTTWMDLLERNGYRTKMLGKLDYTSGSHSVSNRVEAWTRDVQFLLRQEGRPVSQLVGNMSTIRIMEIDWENTDKATQWIRQTAALSNEPFALYLGLNLPHPYKTESLGPTAGGSTFRSSPYWLKKVSSEHVSIPKWLPMAAMHPVDLYSTFTKNCSSEFTEEEIKHIRTFYYAMCAEADAMLGQVISALRETGLLDNTAVIFTADHGELAMEHRQFYKMSMFEGSSHVPLLIMGPGVKSGLQVHQLVSLVDLYPTVLEIAGVSAVGNFSGHSILPLISKSRNFSKTKHPEWVLSEYHGCNANASTYMLRVGHWKYIAYADGLSVPPQLFNVTVDKDELHNVVLKFPDVQAQLDKLLRTIVDYPKVSSAVRLYNKKAFAAWRDSLGSNYTEVIANLRWHVDWQKDILANEKAIDTWLHGSSRTSNG; the protein is encoded by the exons aTGTGGAGCGGTCAGTTTGTTCACCTCACTCAGTCGTGGAACAACTACAAGTGCTTGGATGCAAACTCAACCACATGGATGGATCTGCTGGAGAGGAACGGCTATCGCACAAAGATGCTGGGCAAGCTGGATTATACCTCAGGGAGCCACTCGGTCAG TAATCGCGTCGAGGCTTGGACACGGGATGTTCAGTTCCTCCTTCGCCAGGAAGGCCGGCCTGTGTCTCAACTTGTTGGCAACATGTCAACCATAAGGATCATGGAAATAGACTGGGAAAACACAGATAAAGCCACTCAGTGGATCCGCCAAACAGCAGCGCTTTCAAACGAGCCTTTTGCTCTTTATCTTGGCCTCAATCTGCCTCATCCCTATAAAACTGAATCTCTGGGGCCTACGGCTGGAGGATCCACCTTCCGCAGTTCACCATACTGGCTCAAAAAg GTGTCTTCTGAGCATGTCTCTATTCCTAAATGGTTGCCTATGGCTGCCATGCACCCTGTAGACCTCTACTCCACCTTCACCAAGAACTGCAGCAGCGAGTTCACTGAGGAGGAAATTAAACACATCCGGACTTTCTACTATGCCATGTGTGCGGAGGCAGACGCCATGCTGG GTCAGGTGATTTCAGCTCTGAGGGAGACTGGCCTGCTGGACAACACTGCTGTGATCTTCACCGCCGACCACGGGGAGCTAGCCATGGAGCACCGGCAGTTTTATAAGATGTCAATGTTTGAAGGCAGTTCTCATGTCCCGCTGCTCATCATGGGGCCCGGGGTGAAGTCCGGCCTGCAGGTCCACCAGCTTGTGTCGTTGGTTGATCTCTATCCTACTGTGCTTG aaatTGCTGGTGTTTCGGCTGTCGGCAATTTTAGTGGGCACTCCATCCTGCCATTGATATCCAAATCCAGGAATTTTTCCAAGACCAAACACCCAGAGTGGGTGTTGAGCGAATATCATGGCTGCAATGCCAATGCCTCTACATACATGCTTAGGGTTGGACACTGGAAATACATCGCCTACGCCGATGGATTGAGTGTTCCCCCGCAACTCTTCA ATGTCACAGTGGACAAGGATGAGCTGCACAATGTGGTTCTCAAATTCCCAGATGTCCAGGCTCAACTCGACAAGCTGCTGCGTACCATCGTGGATTATCCAAAAGTCTCCTCAGCCGTCCGTCTCTACAATAAGAAAGCGTTTGCTGCGTGGCGGGATAGTCTGGGGAGTAACTACACGGAGGTCATCGCTAACCTCAGGTGGCATGTGGACTGGCAAAAGGATATCCTAGCCAATGAGAAAGCAATTGACACATGGCTGCATGGCTCATCAAGAACGTCTAATGGCTGA